From the genome of Pukyongia salina, one region includes:
- a CDS encoding PorP/SprF family type IX secretion system membrane protein, with the protein MKIRKTYFILFLLIGSFTYAQDGIPVYTDYFADNLYLLHPSMAGAASHNQLRLTARQQWFDQDEAPNLQTLSFNARLGDRSGVGAIIFNDRNGYHSQTGGYLTYAHHIMFSRTEADLNQLSFGLSAGLVQSRLDETQFDPNDFDPVIAGIIQSSSYFNLDAGISYNFLNFSGHFTVKNIIFQNRNLFSEKFEPNNQRQYLISAAYALGSGVYSTWSYEPSFLFQWRERTGEQAIDINFKVYRTMDFGKLWGGISYRRSFDGSEFLDGTEVNTQKLQYWTPIIGVNYNNWMFAYNYSYQAGNVRFQSGGFHQITLGYDFLGNRPEPYNCNCPAIN; encoded by the coding sequence ATGAAGATTAGAAAAACCTACTTTATACTGTTCCTGCTTATTGGCTCATTTACATATGCACAGGACGGTATCCCGGTATATACAGATTATTTTGCAGACAACCTTTATCTATTACACCCTTCGATGGCGGGAGCCGCTTCTCACAACCAATTGAGACTAACAGCAAGACAGCAGTGGTTTGATCAGGATGAAGCACCTAACCTCCAAACGCTTAGTTTTAATGCGCGATTAGGTGATCGTTCGGGAGTTGGGGCAATAATTTTTAACGATAGAAACGGATATCATTCTCAAACGGGAGGATATTTAACCTACGCCCACCATATTATGTTCTCACGTACAGAGGCAGACCTCAATCAATTGTCATTTGGATTGAGTGCAGGGCTGGTTCAATCAAGACTAGATGAAACTCAATTCGATCCCAATGATTTCGATCCGGTGATTGCCGGAATTATTCAAAGTAGTTCCTATTTTAACCTGGACGCCGGGATATCCTATAACTTTTTGAATTTCTCTGGACATTTTACGGTTAAGAATATCATATTTCAGAACAGAAATCTTTTTTCAGAAAAATTTGAACCCAATAACCAGAGACAATATTTAATCTCTGCTGCCTATGCGCTCGGGAGTGGCGTTTATTCTACCTGGTCTTACGAACCCTCTTTCCTTTTCCAATGGAGAGAACGTACAGGAGAGCAAGCCATCGATATCAACTTTAAAGTATATCGCACAATGGATTTTGGAAAACTGTGGGGAGGGATCTCCTATCGCAGAAGTTTCGACGGATCCGAATTTCTGGACGGAACCGAAGTTAATACTCAAAAATTACAATACTGGACACCAATAATTGGCGTGAATTACAATAACTGGATGTTCGCCTATAACTATTCGTACCAGGCAGGGAACGTTCGTTTCCAAAGTGGTGGCTTTCACCAGATCACCCTGGGTTATGATTTCTTAGGAAACAGGCCAGAACCCTATAACTGTAATTGTCCCGCGATCAACTAA
- a CDS encoding T9SS type B sorting domain-containing protein, with translation MKRFLLPILLFFMVLGHAQITVDESYTTQELVEDILINSTCAVVDNFQQSTGTNFGDDNGIAYFEANGSDFPFESGIILCSGNVQNAPGPNLTVHSDGGLGWPGDPDLEAVTTATNTNNASWISFDFVPQISQISFDFIMASEEYDQNFECTFSDAFAFILTDQATGTVQNLAVLPGTAVPIEVTNIHPEVIGQCPAINEEYFDKYNFEPYNIAANAAIDYNGQIVQLSAQGNVTVGNTYTIKMVVADETDTALDMAVFLEAGSFNIGISLPPDLTIAAGNAPCEGEDVLIELVPDLSGQTTYQWYVWNPVTMVFDILPGETNSSLLVTQAGTYGVEATVGGGCTAFDDIVVEFAPQPVAVVPDDIVLCDEVPNDGFAEFDLTIRDAQIINGQPNTVVTYHNTQAAAEGGFFPFPDPTAYTNTQAGFQTVWARLEETNFNCYDVVPLNLQVDDAPALTDPISDYFICDNDGDGIEIFDLTSKDAEILNILVNVTLTYHQSQPEAEAGLNPIMPANAYGSGGEVIWVRGENSAGCYTVGSFGLILGSIPSFVEVPVFEQCDNDGDGVEDFDLNMQNATIVDGNLALSVSYHPTQVDADANTNPLAIPYTSAGETIYVRVEDNMTGCYGTFAMDLVVVMAPEIFQPDPLTYCDDDNDGFGEFTLTDADEDVVNGNPSGNLVVSYHETLADAQNNVNALVSPYANVDPFLQTVYVRLTDIATGCYSTTTLLLIVQDSPLINDPQPLVVCDDDNDGFALFDLTQAEAEILGSLNPSDYTITYYEDPALSIAIVNTTAYPNLSNPQTIYVVVEDISNGCQGQTTLELQVNLPPQINAPTPLELCDVNNPGDEMEPFNLESKTFEITGGDPGIVITYHETQADADTGANALSSPYVNQVPQPQTIYIRAVGATTGCVTSQGFTLDLVVNPVPSPVTPTPLEVCDADNDGFALFDLNSKNTEIAGGELVAITYHETLADAQAGIFALSSPYQNIVSGSQTVYARATYSPINPPPFNTGCYRVVELELIAVPTPVVPLTLDPLVICDPEGNGVETFDLTLQDAAVLGSQDPGEHTITYHESLASAQAGTPFIGTPTAYQNTSNPQTIWVRLTHNGSGCFAITSFELQTPEGPGVTQPTPLSVCDDVGEPNDGVTLFDLTVKNDEITGGVLGVGVQYYETLADAQNNTNAIDPATAYENISNPQTVFVRVTDGNSGCVDTTVSLTLRVNANPEPGTPEALSLCDVNDPGDGMEVFDLTQAALQITGGSPWDLTYHESYQEAFDGLNAIVDPTMYTNTSSPQTIYVRVENNTIPEGCFEIVELVLIVDPLPDATAVITPLILCEVPSDGFGLFDLSSKIEEILGGQDPGIFQVSFYESQAEADAQLNPILNTTSYPNTTNPQTIYVGILNSDTGCYIAQQSFEIEEREGAVATTPDPYIICDNVEPNDGLGEFVLDGSTAESQVVIDQILGGQDPSVYLLSFHPTLEDAHANTNALGSPFANTINPQLIYARVENSGTDCYDITQVILKVEELPEVFLEESYRLCVDANGNPIPQEEGSLSPPVIDTGLDPALYSFEWFIDGQLQLGQDDPSIVALSGGTYSVIVTENNSGCSTEAVTTVTISSPPLAWDAQVVTPAFAGAHAIQATAEGLGEYSFQLDDGPFQSEGLFEGVLPGMHLVTIKDVNGCGSVTVEVSIIDYPRFVTPNQDGYHDTWNIIGIAGGDPTAKIYIFDRFGKLLKQLSPLGEGWDGTYNGNPMPSSDYWFLVEYTEDETRKEFKGHFTLKR, from the coding sequence ATGAAGAGATTTTTACTCCCCATTCTACTTTTCTTCATGGTTCTGGGTCATGCACAAATTACAGTGGATGAATCCTATACCACACAGGAATTGGTGGAAGATATTCTGATAAACAGTACTTGTGCGGTTGTTGACAATTTTCAGCAGAGTACAGGAACTAATTTTGGTGATGATAATGGGATTGCATATTTCGAGGCCAATGGGTCCGATTTTCCCTTCGAATCGGGGATAATATTGTGTTCAGGTAATGTTCAAAATGCACCTGGCCCCAATTTAACAGTTCATAGTGATGGTGGTCTTGGTTGGCCGGGAGATCCGGATCTTGAGGCAGTGACAACCGCCACCAATACCAACAATGCTTCCTGGATCTCTTTCGACTTTGTACCGCAGATCAGCCAGATAAGTTTCGATTTTATCATGGCTTCTGAAGAATACGACCAGAACTTCGAATGCACCTTTTCCGATGCCTTTGCATTTATCCTCACAGATCAGGCAACCGGGACCGTTCAAAACCTGGCTGTTCTGCCGGGAACTGCTGTCCCTATAGAGGTCACTAATATCCATCCTGAGGTTATAGGCCAGTGTCCTGCTATCAACGAGGAGTATTTCGATAAATATAATTTCGAACCATACAATATTGCAGCTAATGCTGCCATCGATTATAACGGCCAGATCGTACAGTTATCCGCTCAGGGAAATGTTACCGTAGGAAATACCTACACCATCAAGATGGTGGTAGCAGACGAGACAGATACTGCCCTGGATATGGCAGTTTTTCTGGAAGCCGGATCCTTTAATATAGGGATTAGCCTTCCTCCGGACCTCACAATTGCCGCTGGAAATGCGCCTTGTGAAGGAGAGGATGTTTTAATCGAACTTGTGCCCGATCTATCAGGCCAGACAACCTACCAGTGGTATGTGTGGAACCCTGTCACAATGGTATTCGATATTCTGCCCGGTGAGACAAACTCATCTCTCCTTGTTACTCAGGCCGGAACTTACGGCGTTGAAGCTACAGTGGGTGGTGGTTGTACCGCCTTTGACGATATAGTGGTAGAATTTGCGCCACAGCCGGTTGCCGTCGTGCCAGATGATATTGTGCTCTGTGATGAGGTGCCTAATGATGGTTTTGCCGAATTCGATCTAACTATTAGGGATGCCCAGATTATAAATGGACAACCTAATACTGTAGTTACTTATCACAACACCCAGGCTGCGGCCGAAGGTGGATTCTTTCCATTTCCCGATCCCACTGCTTATACAAATACACAGGCCGGATTCCAGACTGTCTGGGCGAGGCTGGAAGAAACTAATTTTAATTGCTACGACGTAGTACCGCTAAATCTGCAGGTAGACGATGCACCGGCTCTTACAGACCCCATTAGTGATTATTTCATTTGCGACAACGACGGTGATGGGATAGAGATTTTTGATCTCACGAGCAAGGATGCTGAGATTTTGAACATTTTGGTCAATGTCACCCTTACCTATCACCAGAGTCAGCCTGAGGCTGAGGCTGGGTTGAATCCTATCATGCCTGCCAATGCTTATGGCAGTGGTGGTGAGGTGATCTGGGTACGGGGTGAGAACAGTGCGGGTTGTTATACGGTGGGTAGTTTTGGTTTGATCTTGGGCAGTATTCCTTCTTTTGTTGAAGTACCTGTTTTCGAGCAGTGCGACAATGATGGGGATGGGGTAGAGGATTTCGATCTAAATATGCAGAATGCCACGATCGTGGATGGTAATTTGGCTTTGAGTGTAAGTTATCACCCCACCCAGGTGGATGCCGATGCCAACACCAATCCTTTAGCGATTCCTTATACCAGTGCGGGTGAGACGATCTATGTACGTGTGGAGGATAACATGACGGGTTGCTACGGCACCTTTGCGATGGATCTGGTGGTTGTGATGGCCCCTGAGATCTTTCAGCCTGATCCGTTAACCTATTGTGATGATGACAATGATGGTTTTGGGGAGTTTACCCTTACCGATGCCGATGAGGATGTGGTCAACGGGAACCCTTCGGGTAATTTGGTGGTGAGTTACCACGAGACCCTTGCCGATGCCCAAAACAATGTCAATGCACTGGTGAGTCCTTATGCCAATGTGGATCCTTTTCTACAGACGGTCTATGTACGTCTTACCGATATTGCTACGGGTTGTTATTCGACCACGACCCTGCTCCTTATTGTTCAGGATTCTCCTTTGATCAACGATCCACAGCCTTTGGTGGTTTGTGATGATGACAACGATGGTTTTGCCTTGTTTGATCTCACCCAGGCCGAGGCTGAGATTTTGGGGTCGTTGAACCCGAGTGATTATACGATCACCTATTATGAGGATCCGGCCCTTAGTATTGCCATTGTGAACACCACGGCCTATCCGAACCTGTCTAATCCCCAGACGATCTATGTGGTTGTTGAGGATATCAGCAACGGATGTCAGGGTCAGACGACCTTAGAGTTACAGGTGAACCTGCCACCTCAGATCAATGCGCCTACTCCTTTGGAGTTATGTGATGTAAACAATCCCGGGGATGAGATGGAGCCCTTCAATCTGGAGAGTAAGACCTTTGAGATCACCGGTGGTGATCCGGGTATTGTGATCACCTATCACGAGACCCAGGCAGATGCCGATACGGGAGCCAATGCGTTGAGCAGTCCGTATGTCAATCAGGTTCCTCAGCCTCAGACGATCTACATTCGTGCTGTGGGGGCCACCACGGGTTGTGTGACCAGTCAGGGTTTCACTTTGGATCTGGTGGTCAATCCGGTTCCTTCTCCTGTGACTCCTACGCCCTTGGAGGTTTGTGATGCGGACAACGATGGTTTTGCGCTTTTCGATCTCAACAGTAAGAATACGGAGATAGCCGGCGGGGAGTTGGTGGCGATCACCTATCATGAGACTCTGGCCGATGCCCAGGCGGGTATTTTTGCGTTATCGAGTCCGTATCAGAATATTGTATCGGGATCTCAGACGGTTTATGCACGAGCGACCTATTCTCCTATCAATCCTCCTCCTTTCAACACGGGTTGTTACCGCGTGGTTGAGTTAGAATTAATTGCGGTTCCCACCCCTGTGGTTCCCTTAACGTTAGATCCTTTGGTGATCTGTGATCCTGAGGGCAATGGGGTAGAGACCTTCGATCTTACGCTTCAGGATGCTGCTGTATTGGGCAGTCAGGATCCTGGTGAGCATACGATCACCTATCATGAGAGTTTGGCTTCTGCACAGGCGGGTACGCCTTTTATCGGTACGCCTACGGCCTATCAGAATACGTCTAATCCTCAGACGATCTGGGTACGATTGACCCACAATGGCAGTGGTTGTTTTGCCATTACCTCCTTTGAGCTTCAGACGCCTGAGGGTCCTGGAGTTACCCAGCCCACTCCTTTGAGTGTGTGTGATGATGTGGGTGAGCCCAATGATGGTGTTACCTTGTTTGATCTCACGGTAAAGAACGATGAGATCACCGGTGGTGTATTGGGCGTTGGGGTACAGTACTATGAGACCCTGGCCGATGCGCAGAACAATACCAATGCGATCGATCCTGCGACGGCCTATGAGAATATAAGCAATCCCCAGACGGTTTTTGTACGGGTTACCGACGGCAACAGTGGATGTGTGGATACCACGGTGAGTTTAACCCTTCGGGTCAATGCCAATCCTGAGCCGGGTACTCCGGAGGCTCTTTCGCTCTGTGATGTGAATGATCCGGGGGATGGGATGGAGGTTTTCGATCTCACCCAGGCCGCCTTACAGATCACCGGGGGTAGTCCTTGGGATCTGACCTATCATGAGAGTTACCAGGAGGCCTTCGACGGGCTCAATGCGATAGTGGATCCTACCATGTATACCAATACCAGTAGTCCTCAGACGATCTATGTACGGGTAGAGAACAATACGATTCCTGAGGGATGTTTTGAGATCGTTGAGTTGGTGTTGATCGTTGATCCTCTTCCGGATGCTACGGCTGTCATTACGCCTCTTATTTTGTGTGAGGTACCTTCGGATGGATTTGGGTTGTTTGATCTAAGCTCTAAGATCGAGGAGATCTTAGGGGGGCAGGATCCTGGGATCTTCCAGGTGAGTTTCTATGAGAGTCAGGCGGAGGCCGATGCGCAGCTCAATCCGATCTTAAACACCACTTCGTATCCTAACACGACCAATCCCCAGACGATCTATGTGGGGATCTTAAACAGTGATACGGGTTGTTATATAGCCCAGCAGAGTTTTGAGATCGAGGAGCGCGAGGGTGCAGTGGCCACGACTCCCGATCCGTATATTATATGTGACAATGTGGAGCCAAATGACGGTCTGGGGGAGTTTGTTCTGGACGGCAGTACTGCGGAGAGTCAGGTGGTGATCGACCAGATTTTGGGGGGTCAGGATCCTTCGGTCTATCTGTTGAGTTTCCATCCTACCCTGGAGGATGCTCATGCCAACACCAATGCATTGGGCAGTCCATTTGCCAATACGATCAACCCGCAGCTGATCTACGCCCGGGTGGAGAACAGTGGCACGGACTGTTATGATATTACCCAGGTGATCTTAAAGGTAGAGGAATTACCGGAGGTATTTTTGGAGGAGAGTTATCGCCTGTGTGTGGATGCCAATGGCAATCCGATTCCCCAGGAGGAGGGATCTTTATCGCCCCCTGTGATCGATACGGGTCTGGATCCTGCTCTTTATAGTTTTGAATGGTTTATCGACGGACAGTTGCAGTTGGGTCAGGACGATCCATCGATCGTTGCTCTTAGTGGTGGCACCTACAGTGTGATCGTTACCGAGAACAACAGTGGCTGCAGCACCGAGGCTGTTACGACCGTTACCATATCGTCTCCGCCCCTTGCATGGGATGCACAGGTGGTTACACCTGCCTTTGCGGGCGCCCATGCGATCCAGGCTACGGCCGAGGGATTGGGGGAGTATAGCTTCCAGCTGGACGATGGTCCTTTCCAGAGTGAGGGCTTGTTCGAGGGGGTATTACCGGGGATGCACCTGGTAACGATCAAGGATGTTAATGGTTGTGGTAGTGTAACGGTAGAGGTGAGTATCATCGACTATCCTCGTTTTGTCACTCCCAACCAGGATGGCTATCACGACACCTGGAACATCATCGGGATCGCCGGTGGTGACCCTACGGCAAAAATTTATATATTTGACAGGTTCGGCAAGCTGCTTAAGCAGTTGAGTCCTTTGGGAGAGGGCTGGGACGGCACCTATAACGGAAACCCGATGCCCTCGAGCGATTACTGGTTTTTGGTGGAATACACCGAAGATGAAACCCGAAAAGAGTTTAAAGGACACTTTACCCTAAAACGATAG
- a CDS encoding NifU family protein: MQQFSVDIQPTNNENIVKFIANSFLTQAKSFEFKNIDDAKPSPLAQQLFYLPFVKTVYISQNFIAIEKYNIVEWADVQEEVAESISTYLNSGKPVIIESEAPSKIPVSVYAESTPNPAVLKFVANKPLAEGTFEFKNIDEASLAPLAKELFTFPFVKEIFISANYVSVMKYNVAEWDEITMELREFIRNYLEMGKPVLDDAILTEEKRTSETSEENNRTRTDLDKEIISILDEYIKPAVAGDGGHIAFDSFDENTKTVRVILQGACSGCPSSTVTLKNGIETMLREMLNGKVAHVEAING, from the coding sequence ATGCAGCAATTTAGTGTTGATATTCAACCCACTAACAACGAAAACATCGTAAAATTTATTGCGAATTCCTTCCTTACACAGGCTAAAAGTTTCGAATTCAAGAATATAGACGATGCTAAACCAAGTCCCCTTGCCCAGCAACTGTTTTACCTCCCTTTTGTAAAAACAGTCTATATATCTCAGAATTTCATTGCCATTGAGAAATATAATATTGTTGAATGGGCCGATGTACAGGAAGAGGTAGCCGAATCTATCTCCACCTATCTGAACAGTGGCAAACCTGTGATCATAGAAAGTGAGGCACCTTCAAAGATCCCCGTATCGGTTTATGCCGAAAGCACTCCAAACCCAGCCGTTTTGAAGTTTGTAGCTAATAAACCCCTGGCCGAAGGAACCTTCGAATTTAAGAATATCGACGAGGCTTCCCTGGCACCTCTGGCGAAGGAATTGTTCACTTTTCCTTTCGTAAAAGAGATATTTATAAGTGCTAATTATGTTTCGGTAATGAAGTATAATGTGGCCGAATGGGACGAGATCACTATGGAATTGCGGGAATTCATCCGTAACTATCTTGAGATGGGAAAACCTGTGCTGGATGATGCGATTTTAACCGAAGAAAAACGCACTTCGGAAACTTCCGAAGAAAATAACAGAACCAGAACCGATCTAGACAAGGAGATCATCTCTATTCTGGACGAGTACATAAAACCTGCCGTGGCTGGAGACGGAGGCCATATTGCCTTCGATTCTTTTGATGAAAACACCAAAACTGTACGCGTAATTTTGCAAGGTGCCTGTAGCGGATGCCCTTCTTCTACTGTGACACTTAAAAATGGTATAGAAACCATGTTACGGGAGATGCTTAATGGCAAAGTTGCCCACGTTGAGGCGATAAATGGTTAA
- a CDS encoding dodecin family protein gives MAVLKVIEVLSNSNESWEDAARNAVKHAAKSVKNIRSAYIHEQSAIVNGDNITEFRVNVKITFEVN, from the coding sequence ATGGCAGTTTTAAAAGTAATAGAAGTACTCTCAAACTCGAATGAAAGCTGGGAAGATGCGGCGAGAAACGCAGTAAAACATGCAGCTAAAAGTGTAAAGAACATTAGATCGGCATATATACACGAGCAGAGCGCAATTGTAAATGGAGATAATATTACCGAGTTCAGGGTAAATGTTAAGATAACTTTTGAAGTAAACTAA
- a CDS encoding thioredoxin domain-containing protein yields MSDTHKYTNDLIHETSPYLLQHAHNPVNWKAWNNETLKQAKDENKLMIVSIGYAACHWCHVMEKESFEDSTVAAIMNKNFINVKVDREERPDIDQIYIGAVELMTGRAGWPLNVITLPDGRPVWGGTYFRKEDWIQRIEKIQEIYEEEPQMLIEYANKLEEGIKSMDLVNFNSAEIDFSNYDTTMLVENWSRKFDHRYGGYNRAPKFMMPNNYHYLLRNAVANKDNKLLEYVNLTLQKMAYGGVYDHIGGGFARYSTDDRWHVPHFEKMLYDNAQLVSLYSDAYAVTKNPLYEEIVTETLSFVAKELTHESGAFYSSLDADSETETGELEEGAYYIYGNEELEPLLKDDFQLFQDYYNINSFGKWEKQHYVLIRTKSDQEILEEYKISLETLQKKKKNWKAALLEYRNQRPRPRLDDKSLTSWNGLMMKGYIDAYKVFGNEAYLAAALKNGKFIVENQLQPSGALYHNYKDGKSTINGYLEDYASVIEAFISLYEITLDESWLEHSVNLTEYCFDKFYDQERGMFYFTSSDDPKLLTRSFEYRDNVIPASNSIMAKNLFKLSHFYEASRYGETSRQMLKNVLAEMEQYPSGFSNWLDLHSNYQQDFYEVVIVGENALQFAREINATYIPNKIVAGSTGPGDSYLLKGRYSEDNTLIYVCVNNTCKLPVSDSKSALELINTD; encoded by the coding sequence ATGTCTGATACACACAAATACACCAACGATCTCATTCATGAAACCAGTCCGTACTTACTTCAGCATGCACACAACCCGGTGAATTGGAAAGCCTGGAACAATGAGACCTTAAAACAGGCTAAGGACGAAAATAAGCTCATGATAGTGAGTATTGGGTATGCCGCCTGCCACTGGTGCCATGTGATGGAAAAAGAAAGTTTTGAGGATTCGACTGTAGCTGCGATAATGAACAAAAATTTTATCAATGTAAAAGTAGACCGGGAGGAACGACCCGATATAGACCAGATCTATATTGGTGCTGTTGAACTAATGACGGGTAGAGCCGGATGGCCTTTAAATGTGATCACTTTACCCGACGGGCGCCCGGTTTGGGGTGGCACTTATTTTAGGAAAGAGGACTGGATCCAGCGAATTGAAAAGATTCAAGAGATTTATGAGGAGGAACCGCAAATGTTAATAGAATATGCCAATAAGCTGGAAGAAGGTATCAAGTCTATGGATCTGGTTAATTTCAACAGTGCGGAAATTGACTTCAGTAATTACGATACCACTATGTTGGTGGAGAATTGGAGTAGAAAATTTGACCATCGTTACGGAGGGTATAACAGGGCCCCAAAATTCATGATGCCCAATAATTACCATTATTTGCTTCGGAACGCAGTAGCGAATAAGGATAATAAACTCCTTGAATACGTAAACCTAACTCTACAAAAAATGGCCTATGGAGGTGTTTACGACCATATTGGGGGTGGATTTGCACGCTATAGCACAGACGATCGTTGGCATGTGCCGCATTTTGAAAAGATGCTTTACGACAACGCTCAACTTGTAAGTTTATACAGCGATGCCTATGCTGTGACCAAAAACCCACTTTATGAGGAGATCGTCACAGAGACACTTTCATTCGTAGCTAAGGAACTAACACACGAATCAGGGGCATTCTACTCTTCTCTGGATGCCGATAGCGAAACGGAGACTGGCGAGCTGGAAGAGGGAGCATACTATATATACGGTAATGAGGAATTGGAGCCGTTACTCAAGGATGATTTCCAGCTGTTCCAGGATTATTACAATATTAATAGCTTCGGAAAATGGGAAAAACAACACTACGTACTTATCAGGACCAAGAGTGATCAGGAAATTTTGGAAGAATATAAGATCTCGCTTGAAACCCTTCAGAAGAAGAAAAAAAACTGGAAAGCAGCCTTATTAGAATACCGCAACCAACGTCCGCGTCCGCGTCTAGACGATAAATCTCTCACATCCTGGAACGGGTTAATGATGAAGGGCTATATAGATGCCTACAAGGTCTTTGGCAACGAAGCATACCTGGCGGCGGCCTTGAAGAATGGTAAATTTATTGTTGAAAATCAGTTACAACCGTCTGGTGCGCTCTATCATAATTACAAGGATGGGAAAAGTACAATAAACGGATATCTGGAGGATTACGCTTCGGTTATAGAGGCATTTATCTCCCTGTACGAAATCACCCTTGATGAAAGCTGGTTAGAACACTCGGTGAATCTAACAGAATATTGCTTCGATAAATTTTATGATCAGGAAAGAGGAATGTTTTATTTCACCTCATCTGATGATCCCAAATTACTCACACGTAGCTTTGAGTACAGGGATAATGTGATTCCGGCATCTAATTCGATCATGGCGAAAAATCTTTTCAAATTATCGCATTTTTACGAAGCATCGCGATATGGAGAAACTTCCAGGCAAATGCTAAAAAATGTGCTGGCCGAAATGGAACAATATCCCAGTGGGTTCTCCAACTGGCTGGATCTACATTCAAATTATCAACAGGATTTTTACGAAGTTGTAATAGTAGGTGAAAATGCACTCCAATTCGCCAGAGAGATAAATGCCACGTATATCCCAAACAAAATAGTAGCAGGAAGCACCGGCCCCGGAGACAGTTACTTACTAAAAGGGAGGTATTCTGAAGATAACACCCTTATTTACGTATGTGTTAATAATACATGTAAACTACCTGTTAGCGACTCAAAATCCGCCCTGGAGTTGATAAATACCGATTAA